From the Photobacterium sp. GJ3 genome, one window contains:
- a CDS encoding Ig-like domain-containing protein, with product MEGKPEVQSQVTGTYTVEGTGEVVTSNTVIVAVRQEDPTLTKIQIHGVLSYTEGETGRFSVVAAYENPVSTEDVTAQTTWINSNPSVANVSADGHVTAVKAGTATITATFNGKTGIVTMTVHPKTVLESISITGDNEVVALETLSLRAIANFNHPESSEIIANQVVWASSDTSIAEVSHTGVVSTSKSGTVKISATFEGKTSTKTIVVKQRTGLLQAISNATDYWVGDKINMQVNQTYLLPTTYVDVLADTKLTSSNPSVVKVDGTTLTAVGEGTTIIGVHYNGKETNKLIRVYSPYFDSVFISTEDTIRVGRTGVFKILGYYSNPERTVDLTYAIQSTRKYRFILYNTRASFSFHGKYLAKKPGENSFILKHKDGTKIASKQITIIDGKTVLDSVSISGSDKVVALDTLFLEAVANYNHPESSKNITNQVVWASSDTSIAEVSHTGVVSTSKSGTVKISATFEGKTSTKTIVVKQRTGLLQVISNATDYWVGDKINMQVSQTYLLPTMHVDVLADTKLTSSNPSVVKVDGTTLTAVGEGTAVIGVNYNGKETNKLIRVYSPYFDSVSISTEDTIRVGRTGAFKILGYYSNPERTVDLTYVIQSARKYRFILYNTRASFSFYGKYLAKKPGENSFILKHKDGTKIASKQITILE from the coding sequence TTGGAAGGTAAACCGGAAGTTCAATCCCAAGTCACAGGTACTTATACTGTAGAAGGTACGGGTGAAGTTGTGACGTCGAATACTGTCATCGTGGCAGTAAGGCAAGAAGATCCAACTTTAACTAAAATACAGATTCATGGCGTCCTTTCTTATACGGAAGGAGAAACAGGCCGTTTCAGTGTGGTTGCGGCCTATGAAAATCCTGTATCAACTGAGGATGTTACCGCTCAAACAACGTGGATAAACTCAAATCCTTCGGTTGCCAATGTGAGTGCGGATGGTCATGTTACAGCCGTAAAAGCAGGGACGGCGACAATTACGGCAACATTCAATGGAAAAACAGGCATTGTAACGATGACTGTTCATCCTAAAACTGTTTTAGAATCTATTTCAATTACAGGAGACAATGAGGTCGTTGCACTTGAAACACTTTCCTTGAGAGCAATCGCCAATTTCAATCATCCAGAATCTAGTGAAATTATCGCCAATCAAGTGGTTTGGGCGTCATCGGATACTTCGATTGCGGAGGTGAGTCATACGGGTGTTGTCAGCACTTCAAAGTCAGGCACGGTAAAAATTTCAGCAACTTTTGAAGGGAAAACGTCAACCAAGACGATTGTCGTTAAACAAAGAACAGGGCTTTTACAAGCCATTTCTAATGCCACGGATTATTGGGTTGGTGATAAGATAAACATGCAAGTTAACCAAACTTATTTGTTGCCAACAACGTATGTTGATGTGCTGGCCGATACAAAATTAACTTCTTCAAACCCTTCGGTAGTTAAAGTGGATGGTACAACCTTAACTGCCGTAGGAGAAGGTACGACTATTATTGGCGTCCACTATAATGGAAAGGAAACGAATAAGTTGATCCGTGTTTACAGCCCATATTTTGATTCAGTATTTATTTCTACAGAGGATACAATCAGAGTTGGTCGTACAGGGGTGTTTAAAATCTTAGGATATTATTCAAATCCTGAAAGAACGGTTGATCTTACCTATGCGATTCAAAGTACGAGGAAATATCGTTTTATTCTCTATAATACAAGGGCGAGCTTTTCATTCCACGGGAAATATTTGGCCAAAAAACCTGGGGAAAACAGTTTTATACTCAAACATAAAGATGGTACTAAGATTGCCAGTAAACAAATAACGATTATTGATGGTAAAACAGTGTTAGACTCTGTTTCAATTTCTGGAAGCGATAAAGTCGTTGCACTTGATACGCTTTTTTTGGAAGCAGTTGCCAATTATAATCATCCAGAGTCTAGTAAAAATATCACCAATCAAGTGGTTTGGGCGTCATCGGATACTTCGATTGCGGAGGTGAGTCATACGGGTGTTGTCAGTACTTCAAAGTCAGGCACGGTAAAAATTTCAGCAACTTTTGAAGGAAAAACGTCAACCAAGACGATTGTCGTTAAACAAAGAACAGGGCTTTTACAAGTCATTTCTAATGCCACGGATTATTGGGTTGGTGATAAGATAAACATGCAAGTTAGCCAAACTTATCTATTGCCAACAATGCATGTTGATGTGCTGGCCGATACAAAATTAACTTCTTCAAACCCTTCGGTAGTTAAAGTGGATGGTACAACCTTAACCGCCGTAGGAGAAGGCACGGCTGTTATTGGCGTCAACTATAACGGCAAGGAAACGAATAAATTGATCCGTGTTTACAGCCCATATTTTGATTCAGTATCTATTTCTACAGAGGATACAATCAGAGTTGGTCGCACAGGGGCGTTTAAAATCTTAGGATATTATTCAAATCCTGAAAGAACGGTTGATCTTACCTATGTGATTCAAAGTGCGAGAAAATATCGTTTTATTCTCTATAATACAAGGGCGAGTTTTTCATTTTACGGGAAATATTTGGCCAAAAAGCCTGGGGAAAACAGTTTTATACTCAAACATAAAGATGGTACTAAGATTGCAAGTAAACAAATAACAATACTTGAATGA
- the doeB2 gene encoding N(2)-acetyl-L-2,4-diaminobutanoate deacetylase DoeB2 has product MSDFWQKNLSAAKSFRQELHRHPELGWQEHQTAAAIRQRLTALGIDWRPCAQTGTVARLGSSNPSGRHLAFRGDIDALPIVEESGRTWSSQHDGQMHACGHDGHTAALMATAAWLKAHETQLSGPVTLLFQPAEEGGHGAREMIADGALAGVDEIYGWHNWPAIPFGKMICPDHLVMCGNGTFVVTIQGQGGHASQPELCADPVLAASAMTLSLQQIISRRLPPQHAAVVSVTSIEAASGLTVIPQQAVLSGSIRVPDDGTKAKINQWIEEICHHTALSYGVTCCVDIQPRYSATINHAKQAEKARYAWQADADQQLDHAIALPVMASEDFSYYLQQVPGAFALIGANDGETVHQYPCHSPHYDFNDRLLEKVVRWYARLAGAPLPNYTG; this is encoded by the coding sequence ATGTCTGACTTCTGGCAAAAGAACCTCTCCGCAGCAAAATCCTTCAGGCAGGAACTGCATCGCCATCCTGAGCTGGGTTGGCAGGAACACCAAACCGCCGCCGCAATCCGGCAACGGCTGACGGCACTGGGGATCGACTGGCGTCCCTGCGCGCAAACCGGCACCGTGGCCCGGCTGGGATCTAGCAATCCATCGGGACGTCATCTTGCATTCCGAGGGGATATTGATGCGTTACCGATTGTTGAAGAAAGCGGCCGTACCTGGTCGTCTCAGCATGATGGCCAGATGCATGCCTGCGGCCATGATGGACATACCGCAGCGCTGATGGCAACAGCTGCATGGCTGAAAGCGCACGAAACACAGTTGAGTGGCCCGGTGACCTTGCTGTTTCAGCCTGCTGAAGAAGGCGGTCATGGGGCGCGGGAAATGATTGCCGATGGCGCGCTGGCAGGGGTGGATGAAATTTATGGCTGGCATAACTGGCCTGCAATTCCGTTCGGGAAAATGATCTGTCCGGATCATCTGGTGATGTGTGGGAACGGGACGTTTGTGGTGACGATTCAGGGGCAGGGCGGGCACGCCAGCCAGCCGGAGTTGTGTGCGGATCCTGTACTTGCAGCATCAGCAATGACGCTCAGTCTGCAGCAGATCATCAGCCGCCGTTTGCCGCCCCAGCATGCGGCGGTGGTCAGTGTGACCTCAATTGAAGCGGCCAGCGGCTTGACTGTGATTCCGCAACAGGCAGTCCTGAGCGGCAGCATTCGTGTGCCGGATGACGGTACGAAAGCAAAGATCAACCAGTGGATAGAAGAAATCTGTCACCACACAGCCCTCAGCTACGGGGTGACTTGCTGTGTCGACATTCAACCGCGTTACAGTGCCACCATTAATCATGCCAAACAGGCCGAAAAAGCCCGTTATGCCTGGCAGGCAGACGCGGATCAGCAGCTTGATCATGCCATTGCGCTGCCGGTCATGGCATCGGAAGATTTTAGTTATTACCTGCAACAGGTGCCCGGTGCTTTTGCCCTCATTGGGGCCAACGATGGTGAAACGGTACATCAGTATCCCTGCCACAGCCCGCATTACGATTTTAATGATCGACTGCTCGAAAAAGTGGTTCGCTGGTACGCCCGGCTTGCGGGGGCGCCATTACCGAACTACACAGGGTAA
- a CDS encoding aspartate aminotransferase family protein, which produces MSIFEQRESEIRAYCRVYPVVFDTAENARQTDEHGNEYIDFFAGAGVLNFGHNNARMKQAVIEYLQRNGVTHSLDMHTTAKRRFMERFTEVILEPRRMPHRMQFMGPTGTNAVEAALKLARRVTGRHEIVAFQHGFHGMTLGALACTANQYFRGAAGVPLTHVSHTAFGGEGASADTAMQALKMLEASYKDGSSGVTPPAAFLVEVIQAEGGVNIADKAWLKALAALATSVGALLIVDDIQAGMGRTGSFFSFDDYGIDPDIVCLAKGLGGMGTPIAMNLVKPEFDQHWSPGEHTGTFRGQCLSFVAGCEALSYFEDSQLMREVKEKSALMQAALAPLNGHTAIEIRGKGMLYGVDVGSGDLAKLIVNRCFEAGLLVSACGSGGRVVKLIPPLTTPEADLKAGLSTLVDVIQNVLKEAA; this is translated from the coding sequence ATGAGCATTTTTGAACAGCGCGAATCCGAAATCCGGGCATACTGCCGGGTCTACCCAGTTGTTTTTGATACGGCAGAAAATGCGCGTCAGACCGATGAGCATGGTAACGAATACATTGATTTTTTCGCCGGAGCGGGTGTCCTGAACTTTGGTCATAACAACGCACGGATGAAACAGGCTGTCATTGAGTATCTGCAGCGCAATGGCGTCACCCACAGTCTGGACATGCATACGACGGCCAAGCGCCGGTTCATGGAACGTTTTACCGAAGTGATTCTGGAGCCCCGCCGCATGCCGCACCGGATGCAATTTATGGGGCCGACCGGCACCAATGCAGTGGAGGCCGCTCTGAAACTGGCGCGACGAGTCACCGGACGTCACGAAATTGTGGCATTCCAGCATGGTTTCCATGGCATGACGCTTGGTGCGCTGGCCTGTACTGCCAATCAGTATTTCCGTGGCGCGGCCGGTGTGCCGCTCACTCATGTATCCCACACCGCATTTGGTGGAGAAGGGGCTTCAGCAGACACTGCCATGCAGGCACTGAAGATGCTGGAGGCCAGCTACAAAGACGGATCCAGCGGCGTTACACCGCCCGCTGCCTTTCTGGTCGAGGTGATTCAGGCGGAAGGCGGGGTCAATATCGCCGATAAAGCCTGGCTCAAGGCACTGGCCGCGTTGGCAACCTCTGTTGGCGCATTGCTGATTGTGGATGACATTCAGGCTGGAATGGGTCGCACGGGTTCTTTTTTTAGTTTCGATGATTACGGGATTGATCCGGATATTGTCTGCCTGGCTAAAGGCTTGGGCGGCATGGGGACACCCATAGCGATGAATCTGGTGAAACCCGAGTTCGATCAGCACTGGTCGCCCGGTGAACATACCGGCACGTTCCGGGGGCAGTGTCTGTCATTTGTCGCTGGTTGCGAAGCGCTCAGTTATTTTGAAGACAGTCAGCTGATGCGGGAAGTGAAAGAAAAAAGCGCTCTGATGCAGGCGGCCCTGGCACCGCTGAATGGTCACACCGCAATTGAAATCCGGGGTAAAGGGATGCTCTACGGCGTCGATGTCGGCAGTGGCGATTTGGCCAAACTTATCGTCAATCGCTGTTTTGAAGCCGGGTTGCTGGTGTCTGCCTGCGGCAGTGGCGGACGGGTGGTGAAACTGATCCCGCCGTTAACCACACCGGAGGCGGATCTGAAAGCCGGGTTATCGACATTGGTGGATGTGATTCAGAACGTCTTGAAGGAGGCGGCATGA